From the genome of Haloterrigena sp. KLK7, one region includes:
- a CDS encoding helix-turn-helix transcriptional regulator codes for MVSLPQIGVSVPLASIHAPVRIDAIRASDHRPDASAIVSAFEVGVSDVFSPGTSLWGLSSALEVALITVLFLLVSSLVAIRIAEALSDRDVDLVALPSRSMIATGSTESDRTRGTDRSPTADHQSFDRYIAPDTPSVLLSDEGKVVRLLVANDGQLRQHRIADETDWSKSKVSRLCSQLDADGIIEKVSVGRENVITLSDPAIDDATGTDDVENPLA; via the coding sequence ATGGTCTCACTGCCCCAGATCGGAGTTTCCGTCCCGCTCGCGTCGATTCACGCGCCAGTTCGGATCGACGCGATCCGCGCGTCGGATCACCGACCCGATGCGTCCGCAATCGTCTCGGCCTTCGAGGTCGGTGTGAGCGATGTGTTCTCGCCCGGGACGTCACTCTGGGGGCTCTCGTCGGCCCTGGAAGTGGCTCTGATTACGGTTCTGTTCCTGCTGGTCAGTAGCCTCGTCGCGATCCGCATCGCCGAGGCATTGTCCGACCGAGACGTCGATCTGGTTGCGCTCCCGTCGCGATCGATGATTGCGACGGGGTCGACAGAATCGGATCGAACGCGAGGGACGGACCGCTCACCCACCGCTGATCATCAGTCGTTCGACCGGTACATCGCACCCGACACACCATCCGTACTGCTGAGCGACGAAGGGAAAGTCGTCCGTCTGCTCGTCGCGAACGACGGGCAGCTTCGTCAGCATCGAATCGCTGACGAGACTGACTGGTCGAAGTCGAAAGTCAGTCGGCTCTGCTCGCAGCTGGACGCCGACGGAATCATCGAGAAAGTATCGGTCGGCCGGGAGAACGTTATCACCCTGTCCGATCCGGCGATCGACGACGCGACCGGGACGGACGACGTCGAGAACCCACTGGCGTAG